DNA sequence from the Eptesicus fuscus isolate TK198812 chromosome 7, DD_ASM_mEF_20220401, whole genome shotgun sequence genome:
GAGGTACAGATATGCTTGATtccatagaaaaacaaaaagtgaaaattatttcCCCCACAACGCTTAAAAACCCATATTTACAAACAAAGAAACCTAATAGAGTCTgccatgggaggaaaaaaaatctcctcAGCCTGCTGCAAGAGCATGCGGTGTGTGGCCAGTGAAGAAAGTTTGGACAACAGGAAGCATTCCATTGCCAGAAAAAGTCCAAAGATAAATCATCCACATTCCAACCTTACCTGGTGCCTTCCTGGAATGAGAGGCCTGGGGCTCTTTTCCTCCCTGGCTGCTTGAAGGTCAGCTGTCATCATGAACGACACAGTAACTATCCAGACCAGGAAGTTCATGACCAACAGACTACTTCTGTGGAAACAAATGGTCATTAACATCCTTCACCCTGGGAAGGCAGCAGTACCTCAGACAGAAATTCGGGGAAAACTAACCAAAATGTCTAAGACCACACCAGATGTTATCTTTGTGTTTGGATTCAGAACCCATTTTGGTGGTGGCATGACAACTGGCTGTGGCAGGATTTATGATTCCTTGGAttatgcaaagaaaaatgaacccacACATAGACTTGCAAGCCATGACCTGTATGAGGAGAAGAAGACCTCAAGGAAACAGGGCAAGGAATGCAAGAACAGAATGAAGAAAGTCAGGGGGACTGCAAAGGCCAAAGTTGGTGCTGGCAAAAGTGAGCTGGAGATGGGACAGCAGAAGGAGTAAAGATTCTCCAGTGACTTTATCTGTGGTGACTGCAGAGGTTTCATGAGAGGAGTAATAAACTAAAAACttaaaagagatagagagaaagagagagcgggTCGCGGGGGGTGGTtggggtgggagctggaggataaggaaagaaaaaaacttttcatTGGTCCTGAACAAGTGGAAAACTCACTGTGGTTTGGCAGAGGAAGGACAGAGTGAGGGTGGGATGTGAGGGTTTACATACTGGGTTCCTGTAAAGGAAAAGGTTAGACTATGTGGATAGagaaggtcaatgctcaaactaTATTTTGTTTGTGATGTGTTCTGTGTTATGCCATAACAGTACCTTGCTACAGCCTGAGGAAAAAAAGCATCTATACTAGTCATTTTTTATATCAGTATTTTCTAGAAACCCCTAATCTGGAAGTTGCCATCTAGTGTACATGAAAAAAATCATAGACTTTCAGACCTTATCAGAGAGCAAACTTATTCTTCTATGAGAAACTCTAATTTCTTCTGCAACATTTGCACCTATTAAAGTTCTAACTTTGACAAATGAATTCCTAAAATCCATATAGTCCAAATATATATTGCATTTGCCTGACTTCCCAGTAGGAAACATTTTTCACTGGACACCTTTGTGATTTGTCTTTAGTGCACCCCGGATGGTTCTTAAATGATCATCAGGTCACTCCCTTTCCCAAATTCACTCTCTACCTCCTGGATTctgccctggctcccaggcctccATAATCTCCCACTTTTGACAATCAGGTCAATGTTTACTTGGAAGCTGAGGTCTACCATATGTCCCATTATATCTGGTTTCTCACAGTCTACCAAAGGTGATTCAGCAAGCACATTGCAAGTGCTCTCAGGCCTCTGCACCGGAATCCCATTCAGTGGGGAGGTGAGACACATAAAGAACACCTAGGGGCTCTCCGACACCTCTTCACCCATGGTAGCTTCATTTCCCTCCCATCCTGACCAGGCCCGTGAGAACATCAGAGCTGGAGAGGACCTAGGGAGCTCCGCCATCTCTCTGCTACTCTTTATCTCACTGGTGACCCGAAGCACCAAGCCTTGGACTTGATTCAGTTCCAAATGTATCTTAGAAGCCTTTTGAGTTGttttacatttgttacaattCTTAGCTCCTCAAAGCTTTGACAAGAGTTCATTTTGGAACAAATTATAGAGATGACAGGAGAgagcctttttttcccccttcaaaaTATTAGATTTACTTCAGACTAAAGACTAGGAAAAGTTAGGGGACTCAAAATAAACAGGAAGCTCCAACTTAATGATTTCATATCCCCAGTCCTCTGGATCCCTGGAAAAGAAATTCTCTTGCACCTCTAGCCATTGTCAAGAGTCTCCTATCAGGTgtgtactagatttattggggtgaacactctgtaagttatataaatgtctaatcactatgttatatacctgaaactaatataatattatatatcaactgtaattgaaaataatttttttaaagaatctcctTGT
Encoded proteins:
- the LOC103289118 gene encoding 40S ribosomal protein S24-like, with the protein product MNDTVTIQTRKFMTNRLLLWKQMVINILHPGKAAVPQTEIRGKLTKMSKTTPDVIFVFGFRTHFGGGMTTGCGRIYDSLDYAKKNEPTHRLASHDLYEEKKTSRKQGKECKNRMKKVRGTAKAKVGAGKSELEMGQQKE